The Alosa sapidissima isolate fAloSap1 chromosome 16, fAloSap1.pri, whole genome shotgun sequence genome has a segment encoding these proteins:
- the tbxtb gene encoding T-box transcription factor T encodes MASSIGECPGKTAQYRVDHLLSAVENELQAGSEKGDPTERDLKVHLDDAELWLKFKELTNEMIVTKNGRRMFPVLKVNVSGLDPNAMYSFLLDFVAADNHRWKYVNGEWVPGGKPEPQAPSCVYIHPDSPNFGAHWMKAPVSFSKVKLTNKLNGGGQIMLNSLHKYEPRIHIVRVGAPQRMIISHSFPETQFIAVTAYQNEEITALKIKYNPFAKAFLDSKERSDPKDVTEEAGDQQSGYSQLSGWFITGSGSLCPPASPHPQFGAPLSLSSSHGCDRYSSLRNHRSAPYASPYAHRTNSPTSYTENSSACLSVLPADNWSSLPMSPHSGMLPVNHTSSPNANSSQYPSLWSGSSLAPVSQSGGMSSGLGSQFLRGSSGHYAALSHPMAAPSSGSPLYDSAATELPHDSSQFDTSPHLRLSTAWTPVTPPSL; translated from the exons ATGGCCTCAAGTATTGGCGAGTGTCCGGGAAAGACGGCACAATATCGAGTGGACCACCTCTTGAGTGCGGTGGAAAATGAACTACAAGCTGGGAGTGAGAAAGGAGATCCAACGGAGAGGGATTTAAAAGTTCACCTCGACGACGCCGAGCTGTGGCTAAAATTTAAAGAGCTTACCAATGAAATGATAGTGACCAAAAATGGAAG ACGGATGTTTCCTGTACTGAAAGTAAACGTGTCTGGTTTGGATCCAAATGCTATGTATTCCTTCTTGCTGGATTTCGTGGCTGCGGACAATCACCGTTGGAAATACGTGAATGGGGAGTGGGTCCCCGGGGGTAAGCCAGAGCCTCAAGCACCCAGCTGCGTGTACATCCATCCAGACTCGCCAAATTTCGGTGCGCACTGGATGAAAGCTCCGGTTTCCTTCAGTAAAGTAAAGCTTACCAACAAGCTTAATGGTGGCGGCCAG ATCATGCTGAACTCTTTACATAAATACGAGCCACGTATCCATATTGTGCGCGTTGGCGCACCACAGAGGATGATCATAAGTCACTCATTCCCTGAGACCCAGTTCATCGCAGTGACTGCATACCAGAACGAGGAG ATCACTGCTCTCAAAATCAAATATAATCCCTTTGCCAAGGCTTTTCTGGATTCCAAAGAAAG AAGTGACCCCAAAGATGTGACAGAGGAGGCTGGTGACCAACAATCTGGCTATTCTCAGT TGAGTGGCTGGTTCATCACTGGCTCTGGGTCCCTCTGTCCTCCGGCCAGTCCTCACCCCCAGTTTGGAGCCCCCCTGTCCTTGTCCTCCTCCCATGGCTGTGACCGCTATTCTTCTCTGAGGAACCATCGCTCTGCACCTTATGCCAGTCCCTACGCCCACCGCACAAACTCCCCAA CCAGTTACACAGAGAACTCCTCAGCGTGCCTGTCTGTGCTCCCGGCGGATAACTGGTCCAGCCTGCCCATGTCTCCCCACTCTGGCATGCTCCCAGTGAACCACACCTCCAGCCCCAACGCCAACTCCAG CCAGTACCCCAGCCTGTGGTCAGGCTCCTCTCTGGCTCCGGTCTCTCAGTCTGGCGGCATGTCCAGCGGCCTGGGCTCTCAGTTCCTGCGTGGATCGTCAGGCCACTACGCTGCCCTCTCTCACCCCATGGCAGCGCCCTCTTCTGGCTCGCCCCTGTACGACAGCGCAGCCACAGAACTCCCTCACGACTCCTCGCAGTTCGACACGTCTCCCCACTTGCGGCTGTCCACCGCTTGGACACCCGTCACACCACCTTCTCTGTAA